Proteins from one Panicum virgatum strain AP13 chromosome 7K, P.virgatum_v5, whole genome shotgun sequence genomic window:
- the LOC120639525 gene encoding E3 ubiquitin-protein ligase WAV3-like produces the protein MGTGWRRALCTSVQRDDSGDAHRDAKNKKRRPQDAPTAGGGGAGGFFSAVKSAATGGGSAGGSSSTPSTPTLRCRTKPLQQPAEAAPVTPPSAPAPMRKHRMPLLQALSAPASPRSPSRFALLKASLLPSKARCGVCSRGVKSGGSSAVFTAECSHAFHFPCIAAHARSSSANGVLSCPVCASPWRQAPFLASLRLHCSFHDDKHRGTGTDGRKTPPSSGGGAGPKLYDDDEPLLAPKAAASGGGFNPIPEADEDEEEEQGAEFRGFFPRPRTSGLAVTVAPEAALVSSGRRHGKYVVAVKVKAPGLRSTAAAPSRRAAIDLVTVLDVSQGMMGEKLQMLKRGMRLVVASLGPADRLSIVAFSGAAKRLLPLRRMTRQGQRAARQIVDRLVVCAAAASTQGQEQQQSACVGDALRKATKVLEDRRDRNPVATVMLLSDTQQQQQPAAADYYSASRKQQFGRPAVAPATRFTHVEIPIGDAPPPLVVAEEEKAEPPVEHAFARCLGGLVSVVMQEVHLELAFPMGEITAVYSCGPGQQAVVLAGGGGGAVSSVRLGEMYAEEERELLLELRAPLQQHSHPHSLSVRCGYRDPASQEAVRGAEQALLLPPLGQQQAASRRLHDLFVATRAVAEARRLAELQDLATAIHLLSSARALVLQSPTQQQQQELVASLDTELSDMRWRRSQHRQQQQEEDQLQHARSGRRRRGDGETTPPVGTPRGSGSGSGSGEPLTPTSAWRAAEQLAKVAIMRKSMNRVSDLHGFENARF, from the exons ATGGGGACGGGGTGGCGGAGGGCGCTGTGCACGTCCGTCCAGCGGGACGACAGCGGCGACGCCCACCGCGacgccaagaacaagaagcgcCGGCCTCAGGACGCGCCcaccgcaggcggcggcggcgccggcggattCTTCTCTGCCGTCAAGAGCGCCGCCACTGggggcggcagcgccggcggcagcagcagcacccccTCGACGCCCACCCTGCGCTGCCGCACCAAGCCCCTGCAGCAGCCCGCGGAGGCCGCGCCCGTGACGCCGCCCTCTGCGCCGGCGCCCATGAGGAAGCACCGGATGCCGCTGCTGCAGGCGCtgtcggcgccggcgtcgcccaGATCCCCCTCCAGATTCGCGCTGCTCAAGGCCTCGCTCCTCCCGTCCAAG GCCCGGTGCGGCGTGTGCTCGCGCGGCGTCAAGAGCGGCGGCAGCTCGGCAGTGTTCACGGCGGAGTGCTCCCACGCCTTCCACTTCCCCTGCATCGCCGCCCAcgcgcgctcctcctccgccaatGGCGTCCTCTCCTGCCCCGTCTGCGCCTCGCCCTGGCGCCAGGCGCCCTTCCTCGCTTCCCTCCGCCTCCACTGCTCCTTCCATGACGACAAGCACCGCGGCACCGGCACGGACGGCCGCAAGACGCCGCCatcatccggcggcggcgccggacctAAGCtctacgacgacgacgagccgctGCTGGCGCCCAAGgccgcggccagcggcggcggcttcaaCCCGATCCCGGAggccgacgaggacgaggaggaggagcagggcgcCGAGTTCAGGGGCTTCTTCCCGCGGCCCAGGACCTCGGGGCTCGCGGTCACCGTGGCGCCCGAGGCCGCGCTAGTGTCGtcggggcggcggcacggcaagTACGTGGTGGCCGTGAAGGTGAAGGCGCCCGGGCTGCGGTCGACAGCGGCGGCCCCTTCGCGGCGCGCGGCCATCGATTTGGTGACGGTGCTGGACGTGAGCCAGGGCATGATGGGGGAGAAGCTGCAGATGCTCAAGCGCGGGATGCGGCTGGTGGTTGCCTCGCTCGGCCCCGCCGACCGCCTCTCCATCGTCGCCTTCTCCGGCGCCGCCAagcgcctgctgccgctgcgccGGATGACGAGGCAGGGCCAGCGGGCGGCGCGCCAGATCGTGGACCGCCTCGtcgtctgcgccgccgccgcgagcacgcaggggcaggagcagcagcagagtgCCTGCGTCGGCGACGCGCTGCGCAAGGCCACCAAGGTGCTCGAGGACCGGCGTGACCGCAACCCGGTGGCCACCGTCATGCTGCTCTCCGacacccagcagcagcagcagccggcggcggcagattACTACTCGGCGTCAAGGAAGCAGCAGTTTGGGCGGCCGGCCGTGGCTCCGGCGACGCGGTTCACGCACGTGGAGATCCCCatcggcgacgcgccgccgcccctggtggTGGCCGAGGAGGAGAAGGCAGAGCCTCCGGTGGAGCACGCGTTCGCCAGGTGCCTGGGCGGCCTGGTCAGCGTGGTGATGCAGGAGGTGCACCTGGAGCTGGCGTTCCCGATGGGGGAGATCACGGCGGTGTACTCGTGCGGCCCCGGGCAGCAGGCCGTGGtgcttgccggcggcggcggcggcgccgtgagCAGCGTGCGCCTGGGCGAGATGTacgcggaggaggagcgggagctgctgctggagctgcGCGCGCCGCTGCAGCAGCACAGCCACCCGCACTCGCTGTCGGTGCGGTGCGGCTACCGCGACCCGGCGTCGCAGGAGGCGGTGCGAGGCGCGGAGcaggcgctgctgctgccgccactGGGCCAGCAGCAGGCAGCGTCGCGGCGGCTTCACGACCTGTTCGTGGCGAcgcgggcggtggcggaggcgcggcggctggcggaGCTACAGGACCTGGCCACGGCGATCCACCTGCTGTCGTCGGCGCGGGCGCTGGTGCTGCAGTCGCcgacgcagcagcagcagcaggagctggTGGCGAGCCTGGACACGGAGCTCAGCGACatgcggtggcggcgcagccagcaccggcagcagcagcaggaggaggaccaGCTGCAGCATGCGAGGagcggccggaggaggcggggagACGGGGAGACGACGCCGCCCGTGGGGACGCCGCGAGGGTCAGGGTCAGGGTCGGGATCAGGGGAGCCGCTGACGCCGACGTCGgcgtggcgcgcggcggagcagctgGCGAAGGTGGCCATCATGCGCAAGTCCATGAACCGGGTGAGCGACCTGCACGGATTCGAGAACGCGCGCTTCTGA